A single region of the Leptodactylus fuscus isolate aLepFus1 chromosome 5, aLepFus1.hap2, whole genome shotgun sequence genome encodes:
- the E2F7 gene encoding transcription factor E2F7 has protein sequence MEITGCLTLKDLICTKKSKPDQDKDARSSQKENMCDRMRISPRVPLKGEPIDLSKQKGLTPERYPITPVKAVDRPLADPWTPTANLKMLSSVASPEIRDREKKKELFRPIENNEQEDAGLDVQQFETVEDLDELEKRPSRKQKSLGLLCQKFLARYPSYPISTEKTTISLDEAASGLGVERRRIYDIVNVLESLNLVSRVAKNQYCWHGQHNLNVTLKNLQREGERQKYNAQIAYFQHQDLSTEQRKDNSINSQSVLSEELAEVDCPSASASSRKDKSLRIMSQKFVMLFLVSTTKIITLEIAAKILIEESQDISDHSKFKTKVRRLYDIANVLTSLGLIKKVHVTEERGRKPAFKWIGPVDFKTENNQEVATTTLAAGSKRDTTAENIKQQKLLRHSSFNHIQSINTVKRKVCSEPSSPRKAQEAVLEHNGYASKMAHLAAICRQKIEEDSTGSKSASNPALGNVGHLPFSVVVPVSMDSDYCTGDSGHQKPSVSPNSIKSQLKVMASSNVEYSGFLPNQPYMYVPSTSVFMLCGNPGTEKSIDALQGAGSLSPSDQKNIQDADQPAKRQRIGSTDNAPLPLVVPKACSSERSSCDDHLPHNSPDPCKVEILPSALSTACQETTTQVMVTKEQEPPERAASAALPQYLYVPSPAGLNGFNFFLPANQTTGALSIPQNPLPHLNVPYVMVPSTALAAFPFICSPAVSSSVTAASNDHTLSTGSMNYSLPGVTTPPPPHIMFGTPSVPSPPIPEPSPDLQQSAPPASASSQSASPVTGDSVCVVQPLPVKNQKSPTPLTPKSMRPVHKDTFFKTPGSLGVSPALRKNERSHARNSSSAQRRLDICNTTDD, from the exons AAAAAGTAAGCCTGACCAAGATAAAGATGCAAGGAGCTCTCAGAAG GAAAATATGTGTGATCGAATGAGGATTAGTCCAAGAGTGCCATTAAAAGGAGAACCTATTGATCTATCCAAACAAAAAGGTCTCACTCCAGAAAGGTATCCCATCACCCCAGTAAAAGCAGTTGACAGACCTCTTGCAGATCCATGGACTCCCACTGCCAACTTGAAAATGCTTAGCAGTGTTGCTAGCCCAGAAATCCGGGACAGGGAAAAGAAGAAAGAACTTTTCAggcctattgaaaacaatgaacAAGAAGATGCTGGACTTGATGTTCAACAG TTTGAGACTGTAGAAGACCTGGATGAATTGGAAAAGAGACCAAGCAGGAAGCAGAAGAGTTTAGGTCTACTGTGTCAAAAGTTTTTAGCTAGATATCCTAGCTATCCTATATCAACTGAAAAGACCACTATCTCATTAGACGAAGCTGCTTCAGGCCTTG GAGTGGAGCGTAGGCGTATCTATGACATTGTGAATGTTCTAGAGTCACTAAACTTAGTTAGCCGTGTGGCGAAAAATCAGTACTGCTGGCATGGCCAGCACAACCTAAATGTAACTTTAAAAAACCTGCAGCGGGAAGGAGAGAGACAAAAATACAATGCACAGATTGCTTATTTTCAACATCAAGATTTAAGTACAGAGCAGAGAAAAGACAATTCCATCAACAGCCAGTCTGTTCTATCAGAGGAATTAGCTGAAGTGGACTGCCCATCAG CTTCAGCAAGCAGCCGCAAGGACAAATCACTGAGGATCATGAGCCAGAAATTTGTCATGCTGTTCCTGGTGTCCACAACCAAAATAATTACTCTTGAGATTGCTGCCAAAATCCTAATTGAAGAGAGCCAAGACATTTCTGATCATAGCAAATTTAAAA CCAAGGTCCGACGTCTGTATGACATAGCTAATGTTCTGACCAGTCTGGGCCTTATCAAAAAAGTCCATGTTACTGAAGAACGTGGAAGAAAACCTGCATTTAAGTGGATAGGACCTGTTGATTTTAAAACTGAGAACA ACCAGGAAGTCGCAACCACAACTTTAGCAGCAGGTTCAAAAAGAGATACAACAGCTGAGAATATCAAGCAGCAGAAATTGCTCCGTCACTCATCATTTAATCACATTCAGTCCATCAAtactgtgaagagaaaagtctgtTCTGAGCCAAGTAGCCCACGCAAAGCACAGGAAG CTGTTTTAGAACATAATGGTTATGCATCAAAGATGGCACATCTAGCCGCTATCTGCAGGCAGAAGATTGAAGAAGATTCCAC GGGCTCCAAATCTGCATCAAATCCAGCCCTTGGCAATGTAGGGCATCTACCATTTTCTGTTGTAGTGCCTGTCTCTATGGATTCAGATTATTGCACCGGAGATTCTGGTCACCAGAAGCCATCTGTATCTCCAAATTCAATAAAATCTCAGCTAAAGGTCATGGCTTCATCTAATGTAGAATACAGTGGTTTTCTTCCTAACCAGCCATACATGTATGTTCCATCAACTTCTGTCTTCATGCTATGTGGAAATCCTGGCACCGAAAAGTCTATAGATGCACTGCAAGGAGCTGGCAGTCTATCGCCTTCAGATCAAAAAAACATTCAAGATGCGGACCAACCAGCCAAGCGACAGAGGATTGGAAGCACTGACAATGCTCCACTTCCTTTGGTGGTACCAAAA GCTTGTTCATCTGAGAGAAGTTCATGTGATGACCATTTACCACATAACTCACCAGATCCATGTAAAGTAGAAATTCTGCCTTCAGCCCTCTCCACTGCCTGCCAAGAAACAACCACTCAGGTGATGGTGACCAAAGAGCAAGAACCACCAGAACGGGCAGCATCTGCTGCACTACCCCAATATTTATATGTTCCCTCCCCAGCTG GATTAAATGGCTTCAATTTCTTCCTGCCTGCAAATCAAACTACAGGAGCTCTAAGCATTCCACAGAATCCATTACCACATCTTAATGTACCTTATGTAATGGTGCCATCTACAGCTCTAGCAGCCTTCCCATTTATTTGCTCCCCTGCGGTTAGCAGCTCTGTTACTGCTGCCTCCAATGACCACACCTTAAGTACTGGGAGCATGAATTACAGCTTGCCTGGTGTGACCACTCCACCACCACCTCACATCATGTTTGGAACTCCATCTGTACCATCTCCTCCAATACCTGAACCTTCTCCAGACCTACAGCAAAGTGCTCCCCCAGCTAGTGCAAGCTCACAGTCTGCTAGTCCTGTAACAGGCGATTCAGTTTGCGTAGTTCAACCACTTCCTGTTAAAAATCAAAAG TCTCCGACTCCACTAACGCCAAAGAGCATGCGTCCGGTTCACAAAGATACATTCTTCAAGACTCCTGGCAGCTTGGGAGTTTCTCCAGCTCTCCGAAAAAATGAAAGATCTCATGCTAGGAATTCCAGctctgcgcagagaagactagacatCTGCAATACCACTGATGATTGA
- the CSRP2 gene encoding cysteine and glycine-rich protein 2: MPNWGGGNKCGACGSTVYHAEEVQCDGKSFHKCCFLCMVCRKNLDSTTVAIHESEIYCRSCYGKKYGPKGYGYGQGAGTLNMDKGERLGIRPEESQQSRSSASANPSKFAQKFGGTDKCPRCNESVYAAEKVVGAGKAWHKNCFRCAKCGKSLESTTLTEKDGEIYCKACYAKNFGPKGFGFGQGAGALVHAS; encoded by the exons ATGCCTAACTGGGGTGGCGGAAACAAGTGTGGGGCCTGTGGCAGCACTGTGTACCATGCTGAAGAGGTGCAGTGCGACGGCAAGAGCTTTCATAAGTGCTGCTTCCTTTGCA TGGTCTGCCGAAAAAATCTTGATAGCACAACTGTGGCTATTCATGAGAGTGAAATTTACTGCCGATCTTGTTATGGGAAAAAGTATGGGCCAAAGGGCTATGGCTATGGGCAAGGAGCTGGTACACTGAACATGGACAAAGGGGAACGACTGGGCATCAGGCCTGAAGA ATCACAACAGTCACGTTCCAGTGCCTCTGCTAATCCTTCCAAGTTTGCCCAGAAATTTGGAGGAACTGATAAGTGTCCCAGATGTAATGAATCTGTATACGCCGCAGAGAAAGTAGTCGGAGCCGGAAAG GCATGGCATAAGAATTGTTTCCGGTGTGCAAAATGTGGCAAGAGTTTAGAATCTACAACTTTGACTGAAAAAGATGGAGAAATCTATTGCAAAG CTTGTTACGCCAAAAACTTTGGACCAAAAGGATTTGGATTTGGCCAAGGAGCTGGAGCTCTAGTCCATGCATCGTAA